The following coding sequences are from one Methanococcoides orientis window:
- the cca gene encoding CCA tRNA nucleotidyltransferase, with product MEDIKNRILDKIKPSDEERARLTKVADELMYKIDCITFKVGLTGVKTQLVGSAARGTWISGTHDLDIFIMFPDTTSREDLESYGLSVGRQIAKEAQEWDEHYAEHPYVKMKYGGFDVDLVPCYSVSSASCILSAVDRTPFHNEFIKAHLNGREDDVLLLKQFMKGTGVYGSELKTEGFSGYLTELLVINYGSFEKVLEAASEWRPGLLLDLMEHGAQKFEDPLVVIDPTDPRRNVAAALSLDKFCTFVDASRSFLEKPDETMFFASQEPPISDAELLDRMDLRGTSLVAIVFKTPDVVDDIFYPQFAKMEHSIVPLLEKNEFTVLKAGKWSGEDSVVILELISKTLPDVKRHRGPPVWVRAHAEAFRSKYVDNPDAYSLTIQDGFYVAEIPRKHTDAVVFLESEVGKCSLGKHISKSVREGFTVLEGEQILDLKDEGLRSFLNGWL from the coding sequence ATGGAAGATATCAAAAACAGAATTCTGGATAAGATCAAGCCATCAGATGAAGAAAGGGCACGTCTGACCAAAGTTGCCGATGAACTGATGTACAAGATCGATTGCATCACTTTTAAGGTCGGTCTGACCGGTGTGAAAACACAACTTGTAGGCTCAGCAGCCAGAGGTACCTGGATATCCGGAACCCATGACCTTGATATATTCATCATGTTCCCTGACACCACAAGCCGTGAGGACCTTGAGAGCTACGGTCTCTCCGTTGGTCGCCAGATAGCAAAAGAGGCACAGGAGTGGGATGAGCACTATGCAGAGCATCCTTATGTGAAGATGAAATACGGTGGCTTTGATGTCGATCTTGTTCCATGTTACAGTGTTTCCAGCGCATCATGCATCCTTTCTGCAGTGGACAGGACACCTTTCCATAATGAGTTCATAAAAGCTCATCTCAATGGTCGCGAGGATGATGTGCTGTTGCTCAAGCAGTTCATGAAAGGCACAGGTGTCTATGGCTCCGAGCTGAAGACCGAAGGATTCTCAGGTTATCTCACAGAGCTTCTGGTGATCAACTACGGTTCTTTCGAAAAAGTGCTGGAGGCTGCATCTGAGTGGCGCCCGGGTCTGCTTCTTGACCTGATGGAACACGGTGCCCAAAAATTTGAGGATCCGCTTGTTGTTATTGATCCCACTGACCCCAGAAGGAATGTTGCTGCTGCACTATCACTGGATAAGTTCTGCACGTTCGTCGATGCTTCCAGGAGCTTTCTTGAGAAACCCGATGAAACCATGTTCTTCGCTTCTCAGGAACCTCCCATATCCGACGCTGAACTGCTGGACAGGATGGACCTCCGTGGCACATCTCTGGTAGCGATCGTTTTCAAAACACCTGATGTCGTGGATGACATCTTCTACCCCCAGTTTGCCAAGATGGAGCACTCCATCGTTCCTCTGCTTGAGAAGAACGAGTTCACTGTCCTGAAGGCAGGCAAGTGGAGTGGCGAAGATTCCGTCGTCATCCTTGAGCTTATTTCAAAGACTCTGCCGGATGTGAAAAGGCATAGGGGTCCACCTGTATGGGTGCGAGCTCATGCTGAGGCGTTCAGGTCAAAGTATGTGGACAACCCGGACGCTTACTCCCTGACAATTCAGGATGGTTTCTATGTTGCTGAGATTCCTCGCAAACATACTGATGCAGTTGTATTTCTGGAATCCGAAGTTGGCAAATGTTCCCTTGGAAAGCATATTTCTAAGAGCGTAAGGGAAGGGTTCACAGTTCTTGAGGGTGAGCAGATCCTTGATCTGAAGGATGAGGGATTGCGAAGCTTCCTCAATGGCTGGCTCTGA
- a CDS encoding MATE family Na+-driven efflux transporter, which yields MNKTIESIKRINLRLFLALLLTGLIPTAYTTVRIFFLGNLPNDWGINIASQLMWVNLLYEILQESLILPLYFILGKAISNTNEFTNRLKGSLIVVFSIYTALSLLISIFAEPMVVAMAQTPNLVTATVSYIRLETIAYIFLTMWKFIMLVLLLIGRDKLIYIVLAVQMVLTMLLDTLFISELDFSLNLGVNGIAITNIIVNIILLAVFLVLLKNNENIDIFQKDRVSFSWLKQWKVIAGYSGLETLIRNIAFMFMVVRMVNIISEPGTFWVTNSFIWGWLLLPVLQLSELIKSDCSKSEENITRNFRGYMGITTIIIAAWLVTIPLWEPFIKNVMNMGNYDVIFHLVLISLPFYIIFAYNNLIDSIFYGIGKTEYMLFQSVLVNTIFYGALFILFQMGVYKPTLELITLMFAAGIAADSMLTFVMYWYLSKKGKIVHKYGLEASMATD from the coding sequence GTGAACAAAACTATAGAATCAATCAAAAGAATTAACTTGCGTCTATTCTTAGCACTTCTTTTGACCGGTTTGATACCAACGGCATACACGACTGTACGTATATTTTTCCTTGGAAATCTCCCGAACGATTGGGGGATTAATATTGCCTCACAACTCATGTGGGTCAATCTTCTCTACGAAATATTACAGGAATCCCTGATTTTACCACTTTATTTCATACTTGGAAAAGCAATATCGAATACTAACGAGTTCACGAACCGTCTAAAGGGTAGTTTGATAGTGGTATTCTCTATATACACCGCCCTTTCACTGCTTATATCCATATTCGCCGAGCCGATGGTAGTGGCAATGGCACAAACCCCCAATTTGGTGACTGCTACAGTGTCATACATACGTCTGGAAACGATAGCATATATCTTCCTGACAATGTGGAAGTTCATAATGCTCGTACTTCTTCTTATAGGAAGAGACAAACTGATCTACATCGTGCTCGCAGTCCAGATGGTCCTCACAATGCTATTGGATACATTGTTCATTTCAGAACTTGATTTTTCTCTGAACCTTGGAGTAAATGGTATCGCAATAACCAACATAATAGTAAACATCATCCTCTTGGCAGTCTTTTTGGTCCTGCTCAAGAACAATGAGAATATAGACATATTCCAGAAAGACAGAGTCAGTTTTAGCTGGCTCAAACAATGGAAGGTAATTGCAGGTTATTCCGGCCTTGAAACTTTGATAAGGAATATAGCGTTCATGTTTATGGTAGTGAGAATGGTAAACATCATCAGCGAACCGGGAACATTCTGGGTCACTAATAGCTTCATCTGGGGATGGTTACTGCTTCCGGTGCTACAACTGAGTGAATTGATAAAAAGTGATTGTTCCAAAAGCGAGGAGAATATTACCAGGAATTTCAGAGGATATATGGGGATCACAACCATAATAATTGCAGCTTGGTTGGTGACAATACCACTCTGGGAACCGTTCATTAAGAATGTAATGAATATGGGAAATTATGATGTGATATTCCACCTTGTACTGATATCACTACCTTTCTACATCATATTCGCATACAACAACCTCATAGATTCAATATTTTATGGAATAGGGAAAACGGAATACATGTTGTTCCAATCAGTTTTGGTGAACACCATATTCTACGGTGCTCTTTTCATTCTTTTCCAGATGGGAGTATATAAACCCACATTGGAATTGATCACATTGATGTTCGCAGCAGGAATAGCAGCAGACTCAATGCTCACATTTGTGATGTACTGGTACTTATCGAAGAAAGGTAAGATCGTGCACAAGTACGGACTGGAGGCGTCGATGGCCACAGATTGA
- a CDS encoding NosD domain-containing protein — translation MQMKSGNTFYIAITIIFLIITSNSVAAATITVDDSGNADYTTIQAAIDTANNGDTILVNPGKYSENIDVDKELTIIAESGYPDDTTVQAVNPDDPVFHVTVNNVTISGFNVTGANGTEKNSPAYGIYLDGRHEFVIANDSEVQGCTITNNQLSNNSIGVCLEDSSNNVLSNNTASDNRIAISFGSSDNSKLSNNTILNNERGILMIGSSNDTFNNNNISNNGIAIVLVIYSNDNTFSNNIASDNEHGIYIRDSSNLTLINNTANFNKRDGIYLDRSYYNVLEGNTANSNGEHGIYLNEFSWGNYLGNNTASNNEHGIMLYYYSDHNSLINNTANSNEQYGIYLNETSNNSIEENTANSNKMHGIYLKSSTFNTIVNNTANLNDHHGINLNQSNNKTVNTDIITHDFKYCKFLEDSSNNNTVSGNHLFENGKGLVANVSENNIGINYINDRGITEMPFIGSVLTLIILGIAFMFIRRE, via the coding sequence ATGCAAATGAAATCAGGTAACACCTTCTATATTGCAATAACAATTATCTTTTTGATAATAACATCGAATAGTGTAGCAGCAGCTACGATTACTGTTGATGATAGTGGGAATGCAGATTATACTACCATTCAAGCAGCCATCGACACTGCAAACAACGGTGATACAATCCTTGTTAATCCTGGAAAGTATTCAGAAAACATTGATGTGGACAAGGAGTTAACAATAATAGCAGAATCTGGATATCCAGATGATACGACTGTTCAAGCCGTAAACCCAGATGATCCTGTATTTCATGTAACTGTAAATAACGTGACAATCAGCGGATTTAATGTGACAGGTGCTAATGGCACTGAAAAAAACAGTCCTGCCTATGGAATATATCTTGATGGAAGACATGAATTTGTTATCGCTAATGATAGCGAAGTCCAGGGTTGTACCATTACTAACAATCAATTGTCAAACAATAGCATAGGTGTCTGTTTGGAGGACTCCAGCAATAATGTACTGAGTAATAATACTGCATCAGACAACCGTATCGCCATCTCTTTTGGGAGTTCCGACAACAGTAAGCTAAGTAATAATACTATATTGAACAATGAAAGAGGAATTCTTATGATTGGAAGCTCTAATGACACATTTAACAATAACAATATTTCGAACAACGGGATTGCTATTGTTTTGGTCATTTATAGCAACGACAATACGTTTAGCAATAACATAGCTTCGGACAACGAACATGGTATCTACATTAGGGACTCCTCAAATCTCACACTTATAAATAACACTGCAAACTTCAACAAACGTGACGGAATATACCTTGATCGTTCCTACTATAACGTGCTGGAAGGCAACACAGCAAATTCAAACGGTGAACATGGAATTTATCTTAATGAATTTTCCTGGGGCAATTATCTGGGAAACAACACTGCTTCGAATAATGAGCACGGAATCATGTTGTATTATTACAGCGACCATAACTCATTGATCAATAATACTGCAAACTCGAACGAACAATATGGTATCTATCTGAATGAAACCAGTAACAACAGTATCGAGGAAAACACTGCAAACTCGAACAAAATGCATGGAATATACCTGAAATCCTCCACCTTCAATACGATTGTTAATAATACTGCAAACTTGAACGACCATCACGGTATCAACCTCAATCAATCCAATAACAAAACTGTGAATACTGATATCATAACACATGATTTCAAATATTGCAAGTTCCTTGAAGATTCCAGCAATAACAATACCGTGAGTGGAAATCATCTATTCGAGAATGGCAAAGGTCTCGTTGCAAATGTTTCTGAAAATAACATCGGCATCAACTACATCAACGATAGGGGAATTACCGAGATGCCTTTTATCGGTTCCGTGCTGACATTGATCATATTGGGAATTGCATTTATGTTTATAAGAAGAGAATGA
- a CDS encoding ferritin: protein MISEKMTDALNTQINKEMYSAYLYMAMSAHSSNIGLNGFANWFMVQYQEEMLHAMKLYNYVNDQGAPVKLMQIDEPPQEFGSALDMLYATLEHEQFITKSINDLVDLAIEEKDHATHIFLQWYITEQIEEEGNDNEIIDKLKLAGEEGNGLFIIDKELSARVFNPPAAVTDWTQIR from the coding sequence ATGATAAGTGAAAAGATGACAGATGCACTTAACACGCAGATCAACAAGGAAATGTATTCCGCATATCTTTACATGGCAATGTCAGCTCACAGCTCTAACATCGGGCTTAACGGATTTGCGAACTGGTTCATGGTCCAGTACCAGGAAGAGATGTTGCATGCTATGAAGCTCTACAACTATGTTAACGATCAGGGAGCACCTGTCAAACTCATGCAGATCGATGAACCACCACAGGAGTTCGGCAGTGCACTGGACATGCTCTATGCAACCCTTGAACATGAGCAGTTCATCACAAAATCCATCAATGATCTCGTGGACCTTGCCATCGAAGAGAAGGACCATGCAACCCACATCTTCCTCCAGTGGTACATCACCGAGCAGATCGAGGAAGAGGGCAATGACAATGAGATCATCGACAAGCTCAAACTTGCAGGCGAGGAAGGCAACGGCCTGTTCATTATCGATAAGGAACTCTCTGCAAGGGTATTCAACCCGCCTGCAGCAGTAACCGACTGGACACAGATCAGGTGA
- a CDS encoding carboxymuconolactone decarboxylase family protein — MTGNTEEIKQVKGSMPKAIKMAKEMDDDFGQGLAGFYKAIWKDREDGLSMKNKHLMVFAIACSKNNTNSAKKILVKLKKHGATRAEVLDAMMMAAWTGGIQNFTDISTDVLPEMDKLGY; from the coding sequence ATGACAGGAAATACAGAAGAAATAAAGCAGGTCAAAGGCTCCATGCCAAAGGCCATCAAGATGGCAAAGGAGATGGACGATGACTTCGGACAGGGACTTGCGGGATTCTACAAGGCCATCTGGAAGGACAGGGAAGACGGACTTTCAATGAAGAACAAGCACCTGATGGTCTTTGCCATAGCATGTTCAAAGAACAATACCAACAGTGCTAAGAAGATCCTCGTGAAGCTCAAGAAGCACGGTGCTACAAGAGCAGAGGTCCTGGACGCAATGATGATGGCAGCATGGACCGGCGGCATCCAGAACTTTACTGACATTAGCACTGATGTGCTGCCAGAAATGGATAAACTTGGTTACTAA
- a CDS encoding GNAT family N-acetyltransferase, which translates to MNKEEVSFAIEMASSEGWNPGIHDGEIFYDTDPKGFFIAEMNGEFLGSASAVAYDNSYGFMGFYVVRPECRDKGIGMLLTNACLTHLGHRTIGLDGVVENEIKYRDRMGFRTLYSNLRYEGTGGGDIPDGITNISDVPFDDLVEYDSRMFFCKRPYFLRSWVRQNESNAFAVLDNGTIKGYGVIRKCFEGYKMGPLFADDHETAQKLFSALKSSAGNEKFYLDIPEPNKNAVSMAEDEGMSIVFKTVRMYKNGKPELPLESIYGVTSFELG; encoded by the coding sequence ATGAATAAAGAAGAGGTATCTTTTGCAATTGAAATGGCATCTTCTGAAGGCTGGAACCCCGGAATCCATGACGGAGAGATCTTCTATGACACTGATCCTAAAGGGTTCTTTATTGCCGAAATGAACGGAGAGTTCCTTGGTAGTGCATCTGCTGTCGCTTACGATAATTCCTACGGTTTTATGGGATTTTATGTTGTACGACCTGAATGCCGGGATAAAGGAATAGGAATGTTATTGACAAATGCCTGTCTGACCCATCTTGGCCATAGAACTATCGGGCTAGATGGCGTTGTCGAGAACGAAATAAAATATCGTGATCGAATGGGATTCAGAACACTATACAGCAACTTGCGATATGAAGGAACGGGAGGAGGAGATATACCAGATGGGATTACCAATATCTCAGATGTCCCTTTTGATGATCTGGTCGAATATGATTCAAGAATGTTCTTCTGCAAACGCCCTTACTTCCTTCGCTCATGGGTACGACAAAACGAAAGCAATGCTTTTGCAGTGCTGGATAATGGAACTATAAAAGGATACGGCGTCATTCGAAAATGCTTTGAAGGATATAAGATGGGACCACTATTTGCAGATGATCATGAGACAGCACAAAAACTTTTCAGTGCCCTCAAAAGCAGCGCAGGGAATGAAAAGTTCTATCTTGATATACCCGAACCAAACAAGAATGCGGTCTCAATGGCAGAAGATGAGGGAATGTCAATCGTTTTCAAAACGGTAAGGATGTATAAGAACGGAAAACCGGAACTTCCCCTAGAATCGATATACGGGGTTACATCTTTCGAACTTGGTTAA